The following are encoded in a window of Pyrenophora tritici-repentis strain M4 chromosome 6, whole genome shotgun sequence genomic DNA:
- a CDS encoding REB1, Myb superfamily protein — protein sequence MDYSNRPPRKWSSEEDQKLRNEVEMQMVIDGEVKDWCRIADSLPGRTNKDCRKRWHNSVAGGLKKGQWSSSEDQLLVRGVEQHGQRWTVVASWVGTRSADQCAKRWQQSLDPNLDRSEWRDVDDTMLISAVRRLGRHWKDIQNEHFPGRSKNDIKNRYTVLVRRYQNQGITLPNAPSSPSDCGTPAALSSYPDDNDYTSFNPQLYDTILPSQPEFDTNEYSTWSSPQAYAMSTTITAQNNHHPSNAHSPYAYTQPPPLPSNMPLDWDGVPHYMHHPSPLLQSNAPTNTPVYGYSAYQQPHMSHDIGIHIILFTIREAVQKLSKGHSERGLGSARG from the exons ATGGACTATTCAAATCGCCCACCAAGGAAGTGGTCTTCAGAAGAGGACCAGAAACTGCGAAACGAAGTCGAGATGCAGA TGGTAATTGATGGAGAAGTCAAGGATTG GTGTAGGATCGCCGATAGCCTCCCAGGTCGTACGAACAAAGACTGCAGAAAACGCTGGCACAACTCTGTAGCGGGAGGCCTAAAGAAAGGACAGTGGTCAAGTAGTGAAGATCAACTACTAGTAAGAGGCGTGGAACAGCATGGGCAGAG ATGGACAGTAGTGGCAAGCTGGGTTGGAACACGGAGCGCAGACC AGTGTGCAAAGCGTTGGCAACAGTCACTCGATCCCAATCTGGACCGCAGTGAATGGCGCGATGTCGAT GATACAATGCTTATCAGTGCCGTTCGTCGACTCGGACGCCACTGGAAAGATATTCAGAATGAGCATTTCCCCGGGAGGTCGAAGAACGATATCAAAAATCG CTACACAGTTCTTGTCCGAAGATACCAGAATCAGGGTATCACGCTTCCTAATGCTCCAAGTTCTCCTTCTGACTGTGGTACACCTGCTGCATTGTCAAGTTACCCTGATGACAACGATTACACCTCCTTCAATCCACAACTTTACGATACTATATTACCATCTCAGCCAGAATTCGACACCAATGAATACTCAACATGGTCGTCTCCCCAAGCATACGCCATGTCTACCACGATTACCGCCCAAAACAACCACCACCCATCGAATGCCCATAGCCCATATGCATATACTCAGCCACCACCACTACCATCAAACATGCCATTAGATTGGGACGGTGTCCCACACTACATGCACCACCCATCGCCCTTACTGCAGAGCAACGCACCCACGAACACGCCCGTCTACGGCTACAGCGCATACCAGCAACCGCACATGTCTCACGATATCG GCATCCACATTATCCTTTTTACCATTCGTGAGGCAGTGCAAAAATTATCGAAAGGTCATAGCGAGCGCGGGCTTGGCAGCGCGCGCGGTTAA
- a CDS encoding MdlB, ABC-type multidrug transport system, ATPase and permease component: protein MDASVDARSPPRPAASAEAENAALAVQVLEIGQEKNGVVEAVAHDDDGPAKSKKSPQAGLKNYFRVFSYGTAFDFVLIALCSITSIGSGVAFPLMNVVFGQLVGSFTTYFIPGTTVTSREFQAEVNRLTLYLVYLFIAKFFLSYISMLTIRISGLRISAALRLAYLRALFAQPVSVIDTISPGKVSTRITTSSNTVQLAISQHFAMLFQSLTFVIGAYVVAFIKSPLLTLVASASLPFILVVYGVLFPPFMRIHKITEKYHDDASAMAFEMFSSIRIIVAFGAEAKLARQHEDMLDKAAKNEKKAAPLMGLMMSPMMVGQYGTFAIAFWFGIKRYSEGKEANVGTITVVLFSVMMALMNISRVVSPMIAIAKAATAATELFVTIDAPVPNTAGLKEPDITADADITLDNVCFSYPSRPDVQILKGLDLAFEAGKVTAIVGPSGSGKSTIVGLVQRWYDLSGTTALAAPATQISTSPSATELTQEKKAEESKNKEEEPELGPNTCTGNIKIGSTDLSQVDLKWWRSQIGLVQQEPFLFNDTLYNNVAFGLSGTSYEGLPKEEKMKMVEEACREAYAEEFITKLPDGYDTMVGESGIKLSGGQRQRISIARSIIKQPPVLILDEATSAIDVRTERIVQQALDRVSKNRTTIVIAHRLSTIRRADKIVVLRQGKLVEQGTHEDLLKIDAGVYYGLVHAQEIAMEAEHTDDDNVLEKVKTTRSEVIEKHTVSSHTSESAEPEYKQQGLLRSFGRLIYEQRQHWILYALAIAGILASGAVYPLQAWIFASVINVFTLPMNELVSQGNFWAGMFGVLAASTFLSYFTMGAACQLIAITVTLKYRQEYLDNLIRKRIAFFDDQGHSPGSLTASLSSDTTQIQQLMATEMSMALIAVVNLVGCIIISFVYGWKLSLVGLFAALPLILAAGYLRVRLEMEFAKTNAKVFENSSQFAAEAVGAFRTVLSLIMEDMIGNRYESLLQGHVTKAFSSAKYSTAVFAASDSVELGVMALTFWYGGTLLASREYNNVDFFVIYQAIVQGAVAAGMFFSFAPNMAQATASANRIISMRPQNTSGPSKYQPLEQTTQGGSIEFQNVYFTYKSREVPVLSNLNIYVRPGQFAALVGASGCGKSTTISLLERFYDASSGRILFNG, encoded by the exons ATGGACGCTTCTGTTGATGCTCGGTCGCCACCGAGACCTGCGGCGAGTGCTGAGGCGGAGAACGCTGCGCTTGCAGTTCAGGTCCTTGAAATAGGGCAGGAGAAAAATGGCGTTGTTGAAGCAGTTGCGCACGATGACGATGGCCCTGCGAAGTCGAAGAAGTCGCCTCAGGCTGGCTTGAAAAACTACTTT CGAGTCTTTTCGTACGGAACTGCGTTCGACTTTGTACTCATAGCGTTGTGCAGTATTACTTCGATAGGTTCAGGAGTCGCATTCCCGCTGATGAACGTCGTATTTG GACAATTAGTGGGCTCATTTACGACTTACTTTATTCCAGGTACAACGGTGACATCTCGTGAGTTTCAAGCAGAGGTCAACAGACTCACACTGTATCTGGTGTATCTTTTCATCGCCAAATTCTTCCTCTCATACATCTCAATG CTCACCATTCGGATCAGTGGTCTCCGAATCTCTGCTGCATTGCGACTCGCATACTTGCGTGCTTTGTTCGCACAGCCAGTCAGCGTCATCGATACTATAAGCCCTGGAAAGGTGTCAACTCGTATAACAACCTCTTCCAATACCGTCCAGCTCGCCATTTCTCAGCACTTTGCTATGCTGTTTCAATCGCTCACGTTTGTCATTGGAGCCTACGTCGTAGCGTTCATCAAGAGTCCGTTGCTCACGCTGGTTGCCTCAGCCTCGCTTCCGTTCATCCTGGTGGTTTACGGTGTGCTGTTCCCACCATTTATGCGAATACACAAGATCACGGAGAAGTACCACGATGATGCTTCTGCCATGGCATTTGAGATGTTCTCGTCCATTCGCATCATCGTTGCGTTCGGTGCAGAGGCGAAACTGGCAAGACAGCATGAAGATATGCTGGATAAGGCTGCGAAGAATGAAAAAAAGGCCGCTCCTCTGATGGGGCTTATGATGTCACCTATGATGGTTGGACAGTATGGTACTTTTGCCATTGCCTTTTGGTTTGGTATCAAGCGATACTCCGAAGGCAAAGAGGCGAACGTTGGGACGATAACAGTGGTGCTGTTTTCGGTGATGATGGCGCTGATGAATATCAGCAGGGTCGTTTCTCCGATGATTGCTATCGCAAAGGCTGCAACTGCCGCTACCGAACTGTTCGTCACCATTGACGCACCGGTTCCCAATACCGCGGGGCTGAAAGAGCCGGATATCACTGCAGATGCTGATATTACATTGGATAATGTGTGCTTTTCTTACCCCAGCCGACCGGACGTCCAGATTCTCAAGGGCCTTGATCTTGCATTCGAAGCTGGCAAAGTCACTGCTATCGTTGGTCCATCTGGAAGTG GGAAATCTACCATTGTAGGTTTGGTACAGCGATGGTACGATCTCAGTGGTACGACAGCTTTAGCCGCACCTGCAACCCAGATATCCACCTCACCCTCTGCAACCGAATTGACTCAGGAGAAGAAGGCCGAAGAAAGCAAGAACAAAGAAGAAGAGCCCGAATTGGGACCCAACACATGTACGGGAAATATAAAGATTGGCAGCACTGACCTCAGCCAAGTCGATCTCAAGTGGTGGCGATCTCAAATCGGTCTCGTCCAACAAGAACCCTTCCTCTTCAACGACACCCTCTACAACAACGTCGCGTTCGGTTTGAGTGGTACAAGCTATGAAGGCTTGCCCAAAGAGGAAAAGATGAAAatggtggaggaggcgtgCCGGGAAGCCTATGCCGAAGAATTCATCACAAAGCTACCCGACGGATACGATACCATGGTGGGAGAAAGTGGCATCAAGTTGTCAGGCGGGCAACGACAGCGTATCTCAATCGCAAGGAGTATCATCAAACAACCACCTGTATTGATTCTGGACGAAGCAACGAGCGCCATCGATGTTAGGACTGAGCGTATTGTTCAGCAAGCACTGGATCGCGTCTCCAAGAACAGAACCACCATCGTCATTGCCCATCGCCTTTCTACTATCAGAAGAGCGGATAAGATTGTTGTCTTGCGTCAAGGAAAACTCGTAGAGCAAGGTACACATGAAGATCTGCTGAAAATTGACGCGGGTGTCTACTACGGTCTGGTTCACGCACAAGAGATTGCCATGGAAGCTGAGCATACTGATGACGACAATGTACTGGAAAAGGTCAAAACTACTCGATCTGAGGTCATCGAGAAGCATACCGTGAGCAGTCATACTTCCGAATCCGCGGAACCGGAGTATAAGCAACAGGGTCTTCTCAGAAGCTTTGGCCGACTAATCTATGAGCAACGTCAGCACTGGATCCTATACGCGCTCGCTATTGCAGGCATCTTGGCAAGTGGCGCTGTCTACCCCCTTCAAGCTTGGATCTTCGCCAGCGTCATCAATGTGTTTACACTGCCAATGAATGAACTTGTCAGCCAAGGTAACTTCTGGGCAGGCATGTTCGGTGTACTGGCAGCAAGCACCTTTTTGTCATACTTCACCATGGGTGCGGCATGCCAACTCATTGCAATTACAGTCACGCTCAAGTACAGACAAGAGTACCTGGACAACCTTATTCGGAAACGCATCGCATTCTTCGACGACCAGGGGCACAGTCCCGGCTCCCTGACCGCAAGCTTGAGTTCAGATACGACGCAGATTCAGCAGCTGATGGCGACGGAAATGTCCATGGCGCTCATTGCTGTTGTCAATCTCGTGGGATGTATCATCATCTCATTCGTCTACGGTTGGAAACTCTCTCTCGTCGGCCTCTTTGCTGCTCTCCCGCTCATTCTCGCTGCCGGCTACCTCCGCGTGCGTCTCGAGATGGAGTTTGCAAAGACAAACGCCAAAGTGTTCGAAAATAGTAGCCAGTTTGCTGCTGAAGCTGTTGGCGCTTTTCGTACTGTACTCAGTCTTATCATGGAGGATATGATCGGGAATCGGTACGAGTCACTACTACAGGGCCATGTTACAAAGGCCTTTTCAAGCGCAAAATATAGCACTGCAGTCTTTGCAGCGAGTGATAGCGTTGAACTGGGGGTTATGGCACTTACGTTTTGGTATGGTGGTACTTTGCTTGCGTCCCGAGAGTACAATAACGTCGACTTCTTCGTCATCTATCAAGCAATCGTACAAGGCGCCGTCGCAGCGGGCATGTTCTTTTCTTTTGCACCCAACATGGCCCAGGCGACGGCTTCCGCGAACCGCATTATCAGCATGCGTCCGCAAAATACCTCAGGCCCTTCCAAATACCAGCCGTTGGAACAAACTACCCAAGGCGGAAGTATCGAGTTCCAGAACGTATATTTCACATACAAGTCGCGCGAAGTACCCGTCCTATCCAACCTCAACATATACGTCCGCCCAGGCCAATTCGCCGCTCTTGTAGGCGCCTCCGGCTGCGGCAAATCAACGACCATCTCGCTCCTCGAGCGCTTCTACGACGCATCATCCGGTCGTATCCTCTTCAACGGCTAG
- a CDS encoding Trichoplein multi-domain protein: MGVKPRHEKGGESSAWKQKKGFKIGPANLPDGTHRRKIEKIKKSLIEKAKIKKQYAKLKAREETEATAPRKSVYEREADNTTDPVPEPSLEPHPDRVAMLEEKSPEPQASRYIERQERRRRPQPFQKESEVARKKREEAEERQKAREEADRERQKKIAERERFRKTMAKARGGPNGKRKLGRESTVLLAKAQRLMAKT, translated from the exons ATGGGAGTAAAACCACGACATGAGAAAGGCGGCGAGTCGTCGGCATGGAAGCAGAAAAAAGGTTTCAAGATTGGCCCTGCAAATCTGCCCGATGGCACCCATAGACGGAAAA TCGAAAAGATCAAGAAGAGCCTCATCGAGAAAGCCAAGATAAAGAAGCAGTATGCAAAGCTCAAAGCACGTGAAGAAACGGAAGCAACAGCACCGCGCAAATCTGTCTATGAACGCGAAGCCGACAACACGACCGACCCTGTACCAGAACCCAGCCTGGAACCCCACCCTGACCGAGTCGCTATGCTGGAAGAGAAGTCACCTGAACCTCAAGCCAGCCGATACATAGAGAGGCAGGAGCGAAGACGGCGTCCACAACCATTCCAGAAAGAGAGCGAAGTGGCGCGCAAGAAGAGGGAGGAAGCCGAGGAGAGGCAAAAGGCGAGGGAAGAGGCAGACAGGGAGCGTCAGAAGAAAATCGCTGAACGGGAGCGCTTTAGAAAAACTATGGCCAAGGCGAGGGGAGGTCCCAATGGCAAGAGAAAACTCGGTCGCGAAAGCACCGTTTTGCTTGCCAAAGCGCAGAGGCTCATGGCCAAAACCTGA
- a CDS encoding DUF1421 domain containing protein, giving the protein MGLVEEVFEHILLFAKMQNAGAQEERFGDETVKGLYAKLRGKVRVFLSVCRGLTGKQGYGVGRGTREENQMERLVVGMEMNGYFAAS; this is encoded by the coding sequence ATGGGCCTCGTCGAAGAGGTGTTTGAGCATATTTTACTGTTTGCCAAGATGCAGAATGCGGGGGCGCAGGAGGAGAGGTTTGGCGATGAGACGGTCAAGGGGTTGTATGCCAAGTTGAGGGGCAAAGTTAGGGTATTTTTGAGTGTTTGTCGCGGGTTGACAGGGAAACAGGGATATGGGGTGGGGAGGGGGACAAGGGAGGAGAATCAGATGGAGAGGTTGGTTGTGGGTATGGAGATGAATGGATATTTTGCCGCGTCTTAG
- a CDS encoding DUF4210 multi-domain protein, which yields MPIFHDPNDSPPAPSYLAHTSPTNLERGGATGLDSEDDWGNAMRQEEALTAQRSLEVDVESSTHTRKPCMFGRNEWIERIKKTNSPSWLQWQGTDIANHGPIPPRPTSGDRPSLPRTPTTELQASRTSTPDHVRDAAAAGLDIQRPRSALHSGDFREQRAATATDHGHSSAGFVATSPVVPWDRSFPAAGYPTRTSHVQYSEPSNDDTRTVARARATSHSSHSQFTLLPPTSPLVYQANNTDLDFSSGPSSRKTSPSPDRNNRRHTFTPPSFQPYQSIQMARSATGTPAARHLRHGTSLPYQAHQPRRSMTNNISEPYSLSHTPYLSPRRPSFSSEASPLQHAPMVGSYEESILRGRMSTTPSRPLDFVAKIGVLGRGDCKSSLRCPPHVTVPFPAVFYSYNTGNGRISDNEPSPYVGLIDLENSLPAPDESKESGKRKRRHAVPPPDQDDLDFRIHLGDEESLQTTKGNLRRKEKKKRRSTSPKAPPGGCYRIPPQGQLQIVLKNPNKTAVKLFLVPYDLSDMEPGQKTFIRQRSYSAGPIIDMPSSSRKNLGTDCPEAALSSSDDPNDRPILRYLIHLHICCPSKGRHYLYKSIRVVFANRVPDGKEKLRNEIQQPEPRYSTYKPTRDSMASQKTQSSGPQLTDKVSRRRSAGWPLSHSQQAYDALDNIRQHTPLPPPAVKFTGDNANSSASSSFSSHVADLQPIPFALSRLAAIHSRPVSRECMDVDPKSPFRTPVTSPRPVVSPNSSNDGTFEKLSKGDIGYGGNAFSPLGSPTGPPNAGLLSQKLRGLDVQRDGEEST from the exons ATGCCTATTTTCCATGATCCCAATGATAGTCCACCCGCGCCGTCATACTTGGCTCACACCTCGCCCACCAACCTTGAAAGAGGTGGAGCCACGGGACTTGACTCGGAGGACGATTGGGGCAACGCCATgcgacaagaagaagcccTGACTGCCCAACGGTCGCTTGAAGTAGACGTCGAGTCTTCCACCCACACGCGCAAGCCGTGCATGTTCGGTCGCAATGAGTGGATCGAGAGGATAAAGAAGACCAACAGCCCATCATGGTTACAGTGGCAGGGT ACCGATATCGCAAATCATGGGCCTATCCCACCACGTCCGACTTCTGGAGACCGTCCAAGCCTTCCACGAACGCCTACCACCGAATTGCAAGCTTCGCGCACTTCTACCCCTGACCATGTCCGAGATGCTGCAGCGGCAGGCCTAGACATCCAGCGCCCTCGATCGGCATTACACTCGGGCGACTTTCGGGAACAGAGAGCGGCTACCGCAACCGACCATGGCCACTCGTCTGCCGGTTTTGTAGCCACTTCGCCTGTGGTTCCTTGGGACCGTTCGTTTCCCGCGGCTGGATATCCGACCCGTACTAGCCATGTCCAATATTCCGAGCCGAGCAACGACGACACTCGTACTGTCGCGCGGGCACGAGCGACGTCACACTCGTCACACAGTCAATTCACACTTCTGCCACCCACAAGCCCCCTTGTGTACCAGGCAAACAACACAGATCTAGACTTCTCCTCTGGTCCGAGTTCGCGAAAGACCTCTCCAAGTCCTGACAGAAATAATCGCAGGCATACTTTTACCCCGCCTTCTTTTCAACCGTACCAGTCCATACAAATGGCGCGATCCGCAACCGGAACTCCTGCAGCTCGCCATCTTCGTCATGGCACCTCCTTACCGTATCAGGCGCATCAACCTCGGCGATCCATGACAAACAACATATCCGAACCTTACTCTCTCTCACACACACCCTATCTGAGCCCCCGACGGCCATCTTTCTCATCCGAAGCATCCCCACTCCAACACGCTCCGATGGTAGGTTCATACGAGGAGTCAATATTGCGAGGACGTATGTCAACTACGCCTTCGCGACCTCTAGACTTTGTCGCCAAAATCGGCGTCCTTGGGCGTGGAGATTGCAAGTCGAGTCTCAGGTGCCCACCTCATGTAACAGTGCCTTTTCCTGCAGTCTTCTACAGCTACAATACAGGCAATGGTAGGATCTCAGATAACGAGCCAAGTCCATATGTCGGTCTCATAGACCTGGAAAACTCATTACCAGCGCCCGATGAAAGCAAAGAATCCGGTAAACGTAAGCGTCGCCATGCTGTACCTCCCCCCGATCAAGATGACTTGGACTTTCGGATACATCTGGGAGATGAAGAAAGTCTACAAACAACAAAAGGGAATCTTCGACgaaaggagaagaagaagagacgGTCGACTTCACCGAAAGCGCCTCCCGGGGGTTGCTACCGGATTCCGCCACAGGGCCAGCTTCAGATAGTACTGAAGAACCCGAACAAGACGGCCGTGAAGCTATTCCTCGTCCCGTACGACTTGTCAGACATGGAGCCAGGGCAGAAGACCTTCATCAGGCAGCGCAGTTATTCTGCGGGGCCTATCATCGATATGCCCTCTTCTTCACGAAAGAACTTGGGCACAGACTGCCCAGAAGCTGCTCTCAGTAGTTCCGACGATCCCAACGACCGACCTATTCTGCGATACCTGATTCATTTGCACATATGCTGTCCGTCAAAGGGTCGGCATTATCTGTACAAAAGCATACGTGTCGTTTTTGCCAATCGAGTGCCAGATGGTAAGGAGAAGCTGAGAAATGAAATTCAGCAGCCAGAGCCAAGATACAGCACGTACAAACCGACAAGAGACTCTATGGCATCGCAAAAGACCCAGTCTAGCGGGCCTCAGCTTACAGACAAAGTCTCCCGTCGTCGCAGCGCTGGATGGCCACTTTCTCACTCACAGCAGGCCTACGATGCGCTTGATAACATTAGGCAGCACACACCCTTGCCTCCTCCAGCAGTGAAGTTTACTGGTGACAATGCCAACTCATCTGCGTCGAGCAGTTTCAGCTCACATGTAGCCGACTTACAACCCATTCCCTTTGCTCTCAGTCGACTAGCTGCGATTCATTCACGACCTGTTTCTCGCGAGTGCATGGATGTTGATCCGAAGAGCCCCTTCAGGACACCTGTTACATCACCGAGGCCTGTCGTGAGCCCGAATAGCTCCAACGACGGCACGTTTGAGAAACTCAGCAAAGGCGACATTGGGTATGGTGGGAATGCCTTTTCACCACTCGGGAGCCCAACTGGACCTCCGAATGCAGGTCTACTGTCGCAGAAATTGCGGGGGCTGGACGTGCAGCGCGATGGAGAAGAGTCAACGTGA
- a CDS encoding PspE, Rhodanese-related sulfurtransferase, producing MSSKHFLKLLSSTPRSQTSVIGRQPDLLSRIVGSQAVHGGSPFAQKKSIHSWCNTEPTFLITNPLQITQTRHFHPSPRSLRSSPSSTENKLYEFDDVLHILEHPSDSRLLIDVREPHEYDANSIPTAINIPVTSHPDALLLPEEEFREQFGFEKPPRGKEVVFFCKAGVRSRAAAGIARQAGYVNVGEYRGSWLDWQKRGGPGTKTPPEPQGVGEPTRPVTETKPTARTGSSGEENLGPDGKPEYPPGGLMGTKQ from the exons ATGTCCTCAAAACACTTTCTCAAACTCCTGAGCTCCACCCCCCGATCGCAAACCTCCGTCATCGGCCGTCAACCAGACCTCTTATCCAGAATCGTCGGCTCACAAGCAGTACACGGCGGCTCTCCATTCGCGCAAAAGAAAAGCATTCATTCGTGGTGCAATACAGAACCCACGTTCCTTATAACCAACCCATTACAAATAACACAAACACGGCACTTCCACCCATCCCCCCGCTCCCTCCGCTCCAGCCCCAGCTCGACGGAAAACAAACTCTACGAATTCGACGAT GTGCTCCACATACTCGAACACCCCTCAGACTCCCGCCTCCTAATCGACGTCCGTGAACCCCATGAATACGACGCAAACAGTATCCCGACGGCGATTAATATACCAGTGACATCGCACCCGGATGCGCTACTACTGCCAGAGGAAGAGTTCAGAGAGCAGTTTGGGTTTGAGAAGCCGCCGAGGGGGAAGGAAGTTGTGTTTTTTTGTAAGGCGGGGGTGAGGAGTAGGGCTGCTGCTGGGATTGCTAGACAGGCTGG ATATGTAAATGTGGGAGAGTACCGCGGCTCGTGGCTTGATTGGCAGAAGCGAGGAGGGCCGGGGACGAAGACGCCACCGGAGCCGCAGGGCGTGGGTGAGCCGACGAGACCGGTTACGGAGACTAAGCCTACGGCTAGGACGGGGTCGAGTGGGGAGGAGAACTTGGGGCCGGATGGGAAGCCCGAGTATCCTCCTGGGGGACTCATGGGGACAAAGCAGTAA